A genomic stretch from Telopea speciosissima isolate NSW1024214 ecotype Mountain lineage chromosome 7, Tspe_v1, whole genome shotgun sequence includes:
- the LOC122668921 gene encoding transcription factor MTB3-like, with amino-acid sequence MGEQSDVRGNFWSNEEEKAMAEAVLGAEVCDFLTSPSYVSPDLVTTASDKSVQQELCQLVEGSNWTYAIFWQLSRCKSGELALIWGDGHCREPKRDEREEDGTSGNSESHKVEGGEKEQEMRKLVLQKLHSFGGSKEDSYAARLDCVSDVKMFYLTSMYYSFKYDAQAGPALSFASRRPLWVVDQKVCADYYQSRSYLAKSAGFRTLVYVPIDSGVVELGSVKSLQEDQNGLQMIKTLLGDSSTRQSTPMSTATTAPKIFGHDLSLGSSKSRSITINFSPKVEEDDEGFQLESYRVQAAVSRHGKTIAMSKEMGANRVVGTFPNGCRSEENEVKLFAQPRQMIIGALTHSRVVEQSKDDMLPRPDERKPRKRGRKPANGREEPLNHVEAERQRREKLNQRFYALRAVVPNISKMDKASLLGDAITHITDLQMKIRVLEAEREMVNGNQKQLPAPDIDVQTRNEDTVVRVSCPLDSHPVSKVIKAFRENEVMVQESNVSTTDNDSLLHTFSIRTQNGTSEHLKEKLVASLSR; translated from the coding sequence ATGGGTGAGCAGAGTGATGTGAGGGGGAATTTTTGGTCTAACGAGGAAGAAAAGGCCATGGCGGAAGCTGTTTTGGGTGCTGAAGTCTGTGACTTCTTGACTTCCCCAAGCTATGTTTCGCCAGACTTGGTTACAACGGCAAGCGACAAAAGTGTGCAGCAGGAGCTCTGCCAGCTTGTTGAAGGTTCGAACTGGACCTACGCCATTTTCTGGCAGCTCTCAAGGTGTAAATCTGGTGAGTTAGCCTTGATATGGGGAGATGGACACTGCAGAGAACCCAAGAGAgacgaaagagaagaagatgggaccTCGGGGAATTCTGAATCACATAAGgttgaaggaggagagaaagagcaGGAGATGAGGAAGCTGGTGCTTCAGAAGCTTCACTCCTTTGGTGGATCAAAGGAAGATAGCTATGCTGCACGGTTGGATTGTGTATCGGATGTAAAGATGTTCTACCTTACATCAATGTATTATTCATTCAAATATGATGCCCAGGCTGGTCCTGCACTTTCGTTTGCCTCCCGTAGACCACTTTGGGTTGTGGACCAGAAGGTTTGTGCAGATTATTATCAGTCAAGATCATATCTGGCAAAATCAGCTGGCTTTAGGACCCTGGTTTATGTTCCAATCGATTCAGGGGTGGTGGAACTTGGTTCGGTTAAATCACTCCAAGAAGATCAAAATGGCTTGCAGATGATTAAAACTTTACTTGGGGATTCCAGTACTCGTCAGTCAACACCAATGTCAACTGCAACAACGGCTCCTAAGATCTTTGGCCATGACCTTAGTCTGGGCAGCTCAAAATCTCGTTCAATCACTATTAATTTCTCTCCAAAggtggaagaagatgatgagggtTTCCAATTAGAATCCTACAGAGTGCAAGCAGCAGTCTCTAGACATGGTAAAACCATAGCTATGAGCAAAGAAATGGGTGCTAATCGAGTTGTTGGAACTTTCCCCAATGGCTGTAGAAGTGAAGAAAATGAAGTTAAACTGTTTGCACAGCCTAGGCAGATGATCATTGGGGCTCTAACCCATTCAAGGGTTGTTGAACAATCCAAGGATGACATGTTGCCTCGGCCTGATGAGCGAAAACCtaggaaaagagggagaaagccTGCTAATGGGAGAGAGGAGCCATTGAACCATGTGGAAGCAGAGAGGCAAAGGCGGGAGAAACTTAATCAGCGGTTTTATGCATTAAGAGCGGTTGTTCCCAACATCTCAAAGATGGACAAGGCCTCGTTGCTTGGAGATGCCATTACCCATATCACTGATCTCCAAATGAAGATTAGGGTATTGGAAGCTGAAAGGGAGATGGTGAATGGCAACCAAAAGCAATTACCTGCTCCGGATATTGATGTTCAGACAAGGAATGAGGACACTGTTGTTCGTGTGAGCTGCCCTCTAGATTCACACCCTGTCTCTAAAGTTATTAAGGCATTTAGAGAAAATGAAGTTATGGTTCAAGAATCTAATGTTTCAACCACGGACAATGATTCATTGCTTCATACGTTCTCCATCCGTACTCAAAATGGTACAAGTGAACATTTGAAGGAGAAGTTAGTTGCTTCCCTTTCAAGATGA